Proteins encoded in a region of the Rutidosis leptorrhynchoides isolate AG116_Rl617_1_P2 chromosome 9, CSIRO_AGI_Rlap_v1, whole genome shotgun sequence genome:
- the LOC139866433 gene encoding auxin-responsive protein IAA1-like isoform X2 produces MSLETSNITSEPPSTTINVNNEIFIDLNDTELTLGLPGESRKLEAKRKFPDVFVLKLGRNDQHDMTECSVVTKSSPSKEQIVGWPPVKCYRKNTTINDCKYVKVAVDGAPYLRKLDLQLYTCYQQLLCAFEHLFSSCFTIRNILNETKLMDPANGTVYVTTYEDKDGDWMLVGDVPWKMFVESCKRIRLMKNSETIDGSDLLKKF; encoded by the exons ATGTCACTGGAAACTTCAAACATCACGTCGGAACCACCTAGTACCACCATCAATGTTAACAACGAAATATTTATAGATTTAAACGATACCGAGCTCACCTTAGGGTTACCGGGTGAATCTCGAAAATTAGAGGCAAAACGGAAGTTTCCTGATGTGTTTGTTCTTAAATTAGGAAGAAATGATCAACATGACATGACAGAATGCTCGGTTGTTACCAAATCTTCTCCGTCCAA GGAACAAATAGTAGGATGGCCGCCGGTTAAATGTTACAGAAAAAACACGACGATTAACGATTGCAAATATGTAAAGGTGGCTGTTGATGGAGCACCATATTTGCGAAAACTCGATCTACAGCTATACACATGCTATCAACAACTCCTTTGTGCTTTTGAACATCTGTTCTCATCATGTTTCACCATAA GAAACATATTAAATGAGACGAAATTAATGGATCCTGCAAACGGAACGGTATATGTTACAACTTATGAAGATAAAGATGGAGATTGGATGTTAGTTGGTGATGTTCCCTGGAA GATGTTTGTTGAATCATGCAAACGCATAAGATTAATGAAGAACTCAGAAACCATTGACGGATCAG ATTTGTTAAAGAAATTTTGA
- the LOC139866433 gene encoding auxin-responsive protein IAA1-like isoform X1 has translation MSLETSNITSEPPSTTINVNNEIFIDLNDTELTLGLPGESRKLEAKRKFPDVFVLKLGRNDQHDMTECSVVTKSSPSNKFYREQIVGWPPVKCYRKNTTINDCKYVKVAVDGAPYLRKLDLQLYTCYQQLLCAFEHLFSSCFTIRNILNETKLMDPANGTVYVTTYEDKDGDWMLVGDVPWKMFVESCKRIRLMKNSETIDGSDLLKKF, from the exons ATGTCACTGGAAACTTCAAACATCACGTCGGAACCACCTAGTACCACCATCAATGTTAACAACGAAATATTTATAGATTTAAACGATACCGAGCTCACCTTAGGGTTACCGGGTGAATCTCGAAAATTAGAGGCAAAACGGAAGTTTCCTGATGTGTTTGTTCTTAAATTAGGAAGAAATGATCAACATGACATGACAGAATGCTCGGTTGTTACCAAATCTTCTCCGTCCAA CAAGTTTTACAGGGAACAAATAGTAGGATGGCCGCCGGTTAAATGTTACAGAAAAAACACGACGATTAACGATTGCAAATATGTAAAGGTGGCTGTTGATGGAGCACCATATTTGCGAAAACTCGATCTACAGCTATACACATGCTATCAACAACTCCTTTGTGCTTTTGAACATCTGTTCTCATCATGTTTCACCATAA GAAACATATTAAATGAGACGAAATTAATGGATCCTGCAAACGGAACGGTATATGTTACAACTTATGAAGATAAAGATGGAGATTGGATGTTAGTTGGTGATGTTCCCTGGAA GATGTTTGTTGAATCATGCAAACGCATAAGATTAATGAAGAACTCAGAAACCATTGACGGATCAG ATTTGTTAAAGAAATTTTGA